The Balnearium lithotrophicum genomic sequence CTGTAAGATTACGGAATATATATAAATTAATTTTAACAATTTTATCTGTAAGTTTACTTATTTTGTCTAGTTTTAATACCAACCTAAGTTTAACAATTTTTGGAATAATTCCGATACTTTTGTACAGACTTAGGAAGATAAAGTTTTTTTCTTCTTCTTTATTGTTTGTCCTACTTTTTATTATCCTACAAATTCTAGGAAATCAGATAATTAACTTAAGCTTAAATAACAAATTTCTATACGAAATTAAAGTTAAAAGAGATGGATATGCACCGAAATTTCTCATAAAGGATTCTTTTAAAAAGAAAAATGAGTACATATTGGAGGAAGTTACAAACGGCATAGCGTTGGGAAATCTGGATTTAGTGAAAAAACTTAAACATTTGAAGTTAGATTCTCCAAATCTTAAACAGATATATCTTAACGATTTAGGATATGTAACCTTTCAAAGAGGAAACTATAAAGCAGCTCTGAATTATTTCACAGAAGCGCTATCTCTCAGGGAAAATGAAAGTATTTTGTACAACTTATACTTAACTTACTCCTCTCTTTTAGAGTTAGATAAAGCAGAAGCGATAAAAAATACTTTACTTACCAGAAAGATTGATATTTCTACTTTACCTTCGGTACCTATTCTAATACACGTTCCAAGTAACTATAAAGTTTTCACTTTTTCTTTCTCTTATTTTCTTTTTCTTATTATAGGATTGATTTTAGGTACCATAATATCTTTGATTTCTCCCCTTCGAAGAGAAGAAATAAATTATAATGTACTAACTTTAGTAGGAATGAAAATATTTATTGAGGAAAAAATATTTCCCTTTTTAATTCTGTCTCTTCTTTCATTTTTAGTAAATTTTATACTGGGGATGGTGGTTTGCCAAAGTTGAAAGGCAGTATAAAAAAAATTGAAGACCTATTACTTTTGATAGATTTAACGAAAAGCGGTAAGATTGTGTTAAAACTACCATATCTCAATAGAAGTTTAATTTTGTGTGTTGAAAATAACAAGATTTATATTCTCAATAACTTAGAAAAGAAAGAACCAGAAGAATTTATTCAAATGTTTGTTGAAGAATGGTTGCACAGTTCGTTGAACCTATTTTTCGAAAACAATCCGGAGGAATCATGTCCTGATAATGTAGATAAGTATTTAACTAAAGAAAAACTTAAGGAACTTCTCACAACCCCCTTACTAGGAGAAATAAAAAAACTTCCTAAGCTATTTGAAATAGCGGAGATTAACTCTGAGAATGTACCAGCCTTTCTAAAGTTTCATTATGCTTTAAAAAAGCCCTTAACCATTCAAGTTTTACATTCTAACAATCTCACTCTTATTGATTTAATTAAACTTTTAAAAAGTGGAAGTATAAGGATAGAACCGGTTGATAAAATTGATAGTTTTCCAAAGTTTATAAGTGTTATTCTATCTTTAGTATTAGTGATGTCAATTTTGCTTTACACATTGCCAGTTAATTACAACAAGTTTGCTATTTTAAACTTAAACAAAGTAGAAAATATAGTCCTTAGAAATAAAGTATTATCCAAGAAAATACAAACTATTGATGGTTGTATGAGAACCAAGTATATCTTTAATAGAAATAGAAACTCTATAATATTGGAAGATGTAATGGGGAAAAA encodes the following:
- a CDS encoding tetratricopeptide repeat protein, whose translation is MKVLTNLLIVLTLFFNSAFAVGQNKNFSSMTLDKAILKLENDIREGKNKQILKRDVKNILNIKSKLPIYYVPEINYLLKEKIEPLPESDLTLLKEVLRVVLSAINGIKVFLFTVSFLTLVLFFQSVRLRNIYKLILTILSVSLLILSSFNTNLSLTIFGIIPILLYRLRKIKFFSSSLLFVLLFIILQILGNQIINLSLNNKFLYEIKVKRDGYAPKFLIKDSFKKKNEYILEEVTNGIALGNLDLVKKLKHLKLDSPNLKQIYLNDLGYVTFQRGNYKAALNYFTEALSLRENESILYNLYLTYSSLLELDKAEAIKNTLLTRKIDISTLPSVPILIHVPSNYKVFTFSFSYFLFLIIGLILGTIISLISPLRREEINYNVLTLVGMKIFIEEKIFPFLILSLLSFLVNFILGMVVCQS